One part of the Microbacterium aurugineum genome encodes these proteins:
- the dnaB gene encoding replicative DNA helicase: MSIADISEERMGSSRGPERTPPHDLLAEQSALGGMLLSKDAVADVIETLKGADFYIPKHELIFEAILSLYSHGEPTDVVAVTDELIKTGELGRAGGADYLHTLTSIVPTAANAGYYAGIVSERAILRRLVDAGTRIVQLGYAGEGDATDLVNNAQAEIYSITGSETAEDYVPLQIAVDAALEEIEAASGRDGSMTGVPTGFKELDELTNGLHGGQMIVVAARPAMGKSTLALDFARAASIGHDLPSVFFSLEMGKSEIAMRLLSAEGAIPLQNMRKGNLDPRDWTTVAATRGRINDAPLYIDDSPNMTLVEIRAKCRRLKQREGLRMVIIDYLQLMTSGKRVESRQQEVSEFSRSLKLIAKELQVPVIALSQLNRGPEQRTDKKPAISDLRESGSIEQDADMVILLHRDSVYDKDVRPGEADLIVAKHRNGPTATITVAFQGHYSRFADMAPGGDFN; encoded by the coding sequence GTGTCGATCGCCGACATCTCAGAGGAGCGCATGGGCTCGTCGCGCGGGCCGGAGCGCACGCCTCCCCACGACCTTCTCGCCGAGCAGAGTGCTCTGGGCGGAATGCTCCTATCGAAGGACGCGGTCGCCGATGTGATCGAGACGCTGAAGGGCGCCGACTTCTACATCCCGAAGCACGAGTTGATCTTCGAGGCCATCCTCTCGTTGTACTCGCACGGCGAGCCCACCGATGTCGTGGCCGTCACCGACGAGCTCATCAAGACGGGCGAGCTCGGTCGCGCCGGCGGTGCCGACTACCTCCACACCCTGACCTCGATCGTCCCCACCGCGGCGAATGCGGGCTACTACGCCGGCATCGTCTCGGAGCGAGCGATCCTGCGCCGACTCGTCGACGCAGGCACCCGCATCGTGCAGCTGGGCTACGCGGGCGAGGGTGACGCGACCGACCTCGTCAACAACGCGCAGGCCGAGATCTACTCGATCACCGGATCCGAGACCGCGGAAGACTACGTCCCCCTGCAGATCGCCGTCGATGCCGCGCTCGAAGAGATCGAGGCAGCGAGCGGTCGTGACGGTTCGATGACCGGTGTCCCGACCGGCTTCAAGGAACTCGACGAACTCACGAACGGTCTGCACGGCGGTCAGATGATCGTCGTCGCCGCGCGACCCGCCATGGGTAAGTCGACGCTGGCGCTCGACTTCGCGCGTGCGGCCTCCATCGGCCATGACCTTCCTTCCGTCTTCTTCTCCCTCGAGATGGGCAAGAGCGAGATCGCGATGCGCCTGCTCAGCGCCGAGGGTGCGATCCCACTGCAGAACATGCGCAAGGGAAACCTCGACCCCCGCGACTGGACCACGGTCGCCGCGACCCGCGGACGCATCAACGACGCGCCGCTCTACATCGACGACAGCCCCAACATGACGCTCGTCGAGATCCGCGCCAAGTGCCGTCGCCTCAAGCAGCGCGAGGGGCTGCGCATGGTCATCATCGACTACCTGCAGCTGATGACGTCGGGCAAGCGCGTCGAGTCGCGACAGCAGGAGGTCTCGGAGTTCTCGCGAAGCCTGAAGCTCATCGCCAAAGAACTCCAGGTTCCGGTCATCGCCCTGTCGCAACTGAACCGTGGCCCCGAGCAGCGCACCGACAAGAAGCCCGCGATCAGCGACCTGCGAGAGTCGGGCTCCATCGAGCAGGACGCCGACATGGTCATCCTGCTGCACCGCGACTCCGTCTACGACAAAGACGTGCGACCCGGTGAAGCTGACCTGATCGTCGCCAAGCACCGCAACGGCCCGACCGCCACGATCACCGTCGCGTTCCAGGGGCACTACTCACGCTTCGCCGACATGGCTCCCGGCGGCGACTTCAACTGA
- a CDS encoding type II 3-dehydroquinate dehydratase, whose protein sequence is MSTTNPLASPDRRLLLLNGPNLNQLGLREPELYGTETLDDVARIAAATARALGYDIETVQSNHEGVLIDAIHAARNRVAGIVINPGGLTHSSVSLRDALSAVALPFAEVHVTDLDHREPFRRFSYLHDLAAVRVVGQGVRGYAVAVEELVALL, encoded by the coding sequence GTGTCGACGACGAATCCTCTCGCTTCCCCCGACCGACGCCTGCTCCTGCTGAACGGCCCGAACCTGAACCAGCTGGGCCTCAGGGAACCAGAGCTGTATGGTACCGAGACCCTCGACGACGTCGCGCGGATCGCCGCAGCCACGGCACGAGCACTCGGCTACGACATCGAGACCGTCCAGAGCAATCACGAAGGCGTCCTCATCGACGCGATCCACGCGGCGCGGAACCGAGTCGCCGGCATCGTCATCAACCCCGGCGGCCTGACCCACAGTTCCGTGTCACTTCGGGATGCGCTCTCCGCTGTGGCACTCCCGTTCGCGGAGGTGCACGTCACAGACCTGGACCATCGAGAACCCTTCCGCCGCTTCTCCTACCTCCACGACCTCGCAGCCGTCCGCGTCGTCGGGCAGGGAGTGAGAGGGTACGCCGTCGCCGTCGAGGAACTCGTCGCCCTGCTCTGA
- a CDS encoding TetR/AcrR family transcriptional regulator, with translation MSERVVRHRDAERTRAELLAEATAAFAQTGYSGTTVDDIAQRSSTTKRMIYYYFGSKEQLYLAVLENSYREIREAEQRLHVDGLEPVAALRQIAELTYDHHLEHRDFVRLVAVENIHYGRFVTQVDSLRELNAPALELLDDILRRGHERALFRRDIDALDVHLLISSYCVFQIANQHTFEYLFDTDLHSPGRRDHLRQMIGDVVVSWATAPTE, from the coding sequence GTGAGCGAACGAGTGGTGCGGCATCGCGACGCCGAGCGGACGCGGGCCGAACTCCTCGCCGAGGCGACAGCGGCCTTCGCACAAACGGGATATTCCGGAACGACAGTCGATGACATCGCGCAGCGGAGCAGCACCACCAAGCGCATGATCTACTACTACTTCGGGAGCAAGGAGCAGCTGTACCTCGCCGTCCTGGAGAACTCCTACCGCGAGATCCGCGAAGCCGAACAGCGACTGCACGTTGATGGACTCGAGCCGGTCGCCGCCCTCCGCCAGATTGCGGAGCTGACCTACGATCACCACCTGGAGCACCGGGACTTCGTCCGCCTCGTCGCCGTGGAGAACATCCACTACGGACGTTTCGTCACGCAGGTGGACTCCCTCCGCGAGCTCAACGCACCGGCCCTCGAACTGCTCGACGACATCCTCAGACGGGGGCATGAACGCGCCCTCTTCCGCCGTGACATCGATGCACTCGACGTGCATCTGCTGATCAGCTCCTACTGCGTCTTCCAGATCGCGAATCAGCACACTTTCGAGTATCTCTTCGACACCGACCTGCACTCGCCCGGCCGTCGCGACCACCTCCGCCAGATGATCGGCGACGTTGTCGTGTCGTGGGCGACCGCACCGACGGAGTAG
- a CDS encoding bifunctional sugar phosphate isomerase/epimerase/4-hydroxyphenylpyruvate dioxygenase family protein, producing MRTSIATVCLSGGLVDKLHACAAAGFDGVEIMDADLVAAVESPEEIRALCARLGLTIDLFQPLRDCEGVDDATFADNLRRARAKFEVMRRLGASMVLVCSNVGTATIADPEVAARQLGQLADAAAEYGISIAYEALAWGRFVDDYRDAWNIVERADRANLGVCLDSFHVLSRGHDPAGIEGIDPAKLFFLQLADAPSLDMDVLSWSRHHRLFPGEGQFDLTTFLSHVLRAGYTGPLSLEVFNDTFRQTDVTRTAAHAHRSLRWLYNSTVRANGQLDAQVAPPQPPHAVDFVEISGSDLSSVEQILDQLGFDFGGGHRTKAVRLWRAGEASIVLSEEPRAGEPHIEGIGFTVTDAQAAKRHAVSIGATPRFRRTRAGDAELPTVSAPDGTGIYWSSASTAESWVAEFEGGQTSEIDSLHGVIDHLNVALPWHEFDEAVLFNIGVLALDPGTSADLAGPYGLVRSQVMRTRDGSVRLAMNLAPPTAPLQPRHIAIRVDDVIAAAERARRSGLPSLPIPDNYYDDLHARFGLDDEFLHLLRELNLLYDRDANGSFLHFYTPTVGKVFFEIVERRGAYDGYGAASTPVRLVAQEDRRAG from the coding sequence ATGCGCACTTCGATAGCGACCGTCTGCCTCTCCGGGGGCCTCGTCGACAAGCTCCACGCCTGCGCCGCCGCAGGCTTCGACGGCGTCGAGATCATGGATGCCGACCTGGTCGCGGCCGTGGAGTCGCCGGAGGAGATCCGCGCGCTGTGTGCGCGTCTGGGACTGACGATCGACCTCTTCCAGCCGTTGCGTGACTGTGAAGGCGTCGATGACGCGACGTTCGCGGACAACCTGCGGCGTGCTCGCGCGAAGTTCGAGGTGATGCGCCGGCTGGGGGCTTCGATGGTGCTCGTGTGCAGCAATGTCGGAACGGCCACGATCGCCGACCCCGAGGTCGCCGCGCGGCAGCTGGGGCAGCTGGCGGACGCGGCGGCGGAGTACGGCATCTCGATCGCATACGAGGCGTTGGCCTGGGGGCGGTTCGTCGATGACTACCGGGACGCGTGGAACATCGTCGAGCGTGCCGACCGCGCGAACCTGGGCGTCTGTCTCGACAGCTTCCACGTTCTGTCGCGGGGCCACGACCCTGCCGGGATCGAGGGCATCGATCCCGCGAAGTTGTTCTTCCTGCAGCTGGCCGATGCACCGTCACTCGACATGGACGTCTTGTCATGGAGTCGCCACCACCGTCTCTTCCCCGGCGAGGGACAGTTCGATCTGACGACCTTCCTCTCACACGTCCTGCGCGCCGGCTACACCGGTCCGCTGTCGCTCGAGGTGTTCAACGACACCTTCCGTCAGACCGACGTGACCCGAACAGCCGCGCATGCGCATCGCTCCCTGCGTTGGCTGTACAACAGCACCGTTCGTGCGAACGGACAGCTGGACGCGCAGGTCGCACCGCCACAGCCCCCGCACGCGGTCGACTTCGTCGAGATCTCCGGCTCCGATCTCTCGTCGGTCGAGCAGATCCTCGACCAGCTCGGGTTCGACTTCGGGGGCGGACACCGCACGAAGGCCGTACGCCTCTGGCGCGCAGGCGAAGCGAGCATCGTGCTGTCGGAGGAGCCTCGCGCCGGCGAACCGCACATCGAGGGGATCGGCTTCACGGTGACGGATGCGCAGGCGGCGAAGCGGCATGCCGTATCGATCGGCGCGACACCGCGGTTTCGTCGCACCCGCGCCGGTGACGCCGAGCTACCGACCGTCTCCGCTCCGGACGGCACCGGGATCTACTGGAGTTCCGCGTCCACGGCAGAGTCGTGGGTCGCCGAGTTCGAAGGCGGCCAGACCTCCGAGATCGACTCTCTCCACGGCGTCATCGATCACCTCAACGTCGCCCTCCCGTGGCATGAGTTCGATGAGGCGGTCCTGTTCAACATCGGCGTTCTCGCGCTCGACCCGGGGACGTCTGCGGATCTGGCCGGCCCCTACGGCCTCGTGCGCAGTCAAGTGATGCGCACGCGTGACGGATCGGTCCGCCTCGCCATGAATCTCGCCCCTCCCACGGCGCCGCTTCAGCCTCGCCACATCGCGATACGGGTCGATGACGTGATCGCCGCCGCCGAACGTGCGCGACGCTCGGGCTTGCCCTCGCTCCCGATTCCCGACAACTACTACGACGACCTCCACGCACGCTTCGGCCTCGACGACGAATTCCTCCACCTCCTGCGCGAACTCAACCTTCTCTATGACCGTGATGCGAATGGCTCCTTTCTGCACTTCTACACCCCGACCGTCGGCAAGGTCTTCTTCGAGATCGTCGAACGGCGCGGTGCCTACGACGGATACGGCGCGGCCAGCACCCCGGTCCGGCTTGTGGCTCAAGAAGACCGCAGGGCAGGATAG
- a CDS encoding shikimate dehydrogenase: protein MIRSLGLATEPVHASTGVLMGLVGEGVLPSLTPLLQMEEGRAQGLNLVDRAIDFDASGSSGFGAEKLADVLDWAERLGFSALNITYPCKQAVIPLLDSLDPVAAAVGAVNTVLFTADGRVGLNTDTTGFERAFRAELDDVRRGRVVQLAAGGAGAAVADALMRLGAEELVIVDLDSDRARSLAKSVSERHGRAAVPASPDDLADLLRTVDGIVNCSPIGMHNHPGAPFDLTLLHARHWVADIVYRPLHTELLRAAAAAGCRTMHGGHMAVGQAADTFHLVTGRAPDLPRMHRHFEELIAAP from the coding sequence ATGATCAGATCCCTCGGCCTCGCGACCGAGCCGGTCCACGCATCGACCGGGGTCCTCATGGGGCTGGTGGGTGAGGGAGTGCTCCCCTCCTTGACGCCCCTGCTGCAGATGGAGGAGGGCAGAGCCCAGGGCCTGAATCTCGTCGATCGAGCAATCGACTTCGATGCGTCGGGGTCGTCGGGGTTCGGCGCGGAGAAGCTCGCCGATGTGCTCGACTGGGCCGAACGTCTGGGATTCAGCGCGCTGAACATCACCTATCCCTGCAAGCAGGCGGTCATTCCTCTCCTCGATTCCCTGGACCCCGTTGCCGCTGCCGTCGGCGCGGTGAACACGGTGCTGTTCACCGCGGACGGACGGGTCGGCCTCAACACGGACACCACCGGGTTCGAGCGGGCTTTTCGCGCGGAACTGGACGATGTCCGGAGAGGGCGAGTCGTTCAGCTCGCTGCCGGCGGCGCGGGGGCGGCCGTCGCCGACGCGCTGATGCGGTTGGGTGCCGAGGAACTGGTCATCGTCGACCTGGACTCGGATCGCGCCCGGAGCCTTGCGAAGTCCGTCTCCGAGAGGCACGGTCGCGCGGCGGTCCCGGCGAGCCCGGATGACCTTGCCGATCTGCTTCGGACAGTCGATGGCATCGTGAACTGCTCGCCGATCGGGATGCACAATCATCCCGGAGCGCCCTTCGACCTCACACTGCTTCACGCGCGGCACTGGGTTGCCGACATCGTGTATCGACCGCTCCACACGGAGCTCCTCCGCGCCGCCGCGGCTGCCGGCTGCCGCACGATGCACGGCGGGCACATGGCGGTCGGTCAGGCGGCCGACACCTTCCACCTGGTCACCGGCCGAGCCCCGGACCTTCCGCGCATGCACCGGCACTTCGAAGAACTCATCGCCGCCCCGTAA
- a CDS encoding MFS transporter codes for MGSAVEYYDFFIFGTAAALIFPHIFFPDGDNAALVMSLATFGFAYIARPIGAVILGHLGDRLGRQRILMFTLVLMGISTFVIGCLPTFAQIGWFAPILLVLCRLMQGLSAAGEQAGASSMTLEHAPDDRRSFFTSWTLSGTQGGQILAALIFLPVTLIPDEDPFKYEWAWRIPFWLSAVVVVVTFYIRRTLQEPPAFEEAKAHGDIAKIPLFDLMRYHWRDVLRVILCAFIAAVSTVFGNLALAYGKEVGLAESLTLWLVVVANVFALGTQPLFATLADRIGRKPVFIYGAISSAVFMPFYMLSMSGDNMVLTFALAVLTFSCGYAAANAVWPSFYGEMFSARVRFSGLAIGTQIGFLLAGFAPSIVAGLGGVQQGGWVVISIFTAVVCLIVTLAALTARETKDVPTATLGIKVIAG; via the coding sequence ATGGGCAGCGCCGTCGAATACTACGATTTCTTCATCTTCGGCACCGCCGCGGCGCTGATCTTCCCGCACATCTTCTTCCCCGACGGAGACAATGCGGCTCTGGTCATGTCGCTCGCGACGTTCGGGTTCGCCTACATCGCACGTCCGATCGGCGCGGTCATCCTCGGCCACCTGGGGGACAGGCTGGGACGCCAGCGGATCCTGATGTTCACGCTCGTGCTGATGGGCATCTCGACCTTCGTCATCGGATGCCTCCCGACGTTCGCGCAGATCGGTTGGTTCGCGCCGATCCTGCTCGTCCTCTGTCGTTTGATGCAGGGGCTTTCCGCCGCAGGTGAGCAGGCGGGCGCGTCGTCGATGACCCTGGAGCATGCACCCGACGATCGGCGTTCGTTCTTCACCTCCTGGACGCTGTCGGGAACACAGGGCGGGCAGATCCTCGCAGCGCTCATCTTCCTCCCGGTGACGCTGATCCCCGACGAAGACCCGTTCAAGTACGAGTGGGCATGGCGGATACCGTTCTGGCTGAGCGCGGTCGTCGTCGTCGTCACGTTCTACATTCGTCGCACCCTGCAGGAGCCGCCGGCATTCGAAGAAGCGAAGGCCCACGGGGACATCGCGAAGATCCCGCTGTTCGACCTCATGCGATATCACTGGCGGGACGTGCTGCGAGTGATCCTGTGCGCGTTCATCGCCGCGGTCTCCACGGTGTTCGGAAACCTGGCGCTCGCCTACGGCAAGGAGGTCGGACTCGCCGAGAGTCTCACCCTGTGGCTCGTCGTGGTGGCGAACGTCTTCGCTCTCGGAACGCAGCCCCTGTTCGCCACACTCGCCGATCGCATCGGGCGAAAGCCGGTCTTCATCTACGGGGCGATCTCTTCCGCCGTCTTCATGCCGTTCTACATGCTGTCGATGAGCGGGGACAACATGGTCCTCACCTTCGCTCTGGCCGTGCTCACGTTCTCTTGCGGCTACGCGGCTGCGAACGCGGTGTGGCCTTCTTTCTATGGTGAGATGTTCTCTGCCCGGGTCCGGTTCTCCGGGCTGGCGATCGGCACTCAGATCGGTTTCCTGCTCGCCGGATTCGCTCCGTCGATCGTCGCCGGGCTCGGAGGCGTTCAGCAAGGGGGATGGGTCGTCATCTCGATCTTCACCGCAGTGGTGTGCCTCATCGTGACGCTCGCGGCCCTCACCGCCCGTGAGACCAAGGATGTGCCGACCGCCACGCTGGGGATCAAAGTGATCGCCGGCTGA
- a CDS encoding quinone oxidoreductase family protein — translation MSSSPLPAPHAPRVPARMRAIVLDRFGGVDELVPRTIDVPIVGESDVLIKVSVAGVASWDAVERQGEYEDAFGIASTFPYVLGWDAAGMIAAVGSAVTRFAVGDRVYAASMPVPRGGFYAEYGVVAEEHVAHVPERLSMAESGVMAWDALTALSGIDLLDLAPGQTLMVFGASGGMGHMVVQLAQQRGIRVLAVSSGADGVALSRSHGAAAVVDGRLHDVVAAAAAFAPNGIDAAFVTVGGSVLEQALRAMHPSGRVAWPHGVHPLPATPPAVPILHFDGDRSRAALERLNSLIDAGTFTPHVAQRFPFTRVQDAHRALREHHVGKLALDVAGDDAETV, via the coding sequence ATGAGCTCGTCGCCTCTGCCCGCCCCTCACGCCCCCCGTGTTCCCGCACGGATGAGGGCCATCGTGCTCGATCGCTTCGGCGGCGTCGATGAGCTCGTCCCTCGGACGATCGACGTTCCGATCGTGGGCGAGTCCGACGTCCTGATCAAGGTGTCCGTGGCGGGGGTGGCCTCCTGGGACGCCGTGGAGCGCCAGGGGGAATATGAGGATGCGTTCGGTATCGCCTCGACCTTCCCCTACGTACTCGGCTGGGATGCCGCCGGCATGATCGCCGCCGTGGGCAGCGCAGTCACACGCTTCGCGGTCGGTGATCGCGTCTACGCCGCGTCGATGCCCGTGCCGCGCGGAGGGTTCTACGCCGAGTACGGTGTCGTCGCCGAGGAGCACGTCGCCCACGTCCCCGAGCGCCTGTCGATGGCCGAGTCCGGCGTGATGGCGTGGGATGCCCTGACCGCCCTGAGCGGAATCGATCTGCTCGATCTCGCGCCCGGCCAGACGCTGATGGTGTTCGGTGCGAGCGGGGGCATGGGACACATGGTCGTGCAACTGGCGCAGCAGCGCGGCATCCGGGTCCTTGCCGTCTCCTCCGGCGCTGACGGCGTCGCTCTGTCCCGAAGCCACGGTGCCGCGGCCGTCGTCGACGGCCGCTTGCATGACGTCGTGGCAGCGGCGGCGGCTTTCGCGCCGAACGGGATCGATGCGGCGTTCGTCACCGTCGGCGGATCGGTGCTGGAGCAGGCGCTTCGCGCGATGCACCCCTCAGGACGCGTGGCTTGGCCCCACGGCGTTCACCCACTGCCCGCGACACCACCCGCCGTGCCGATCCTCCACTTCGACGGCGACCGGAGCCGTGCCGCCCTCGAACGACTCAACTCCCTCATCGACGCCGGCACGTTCACGCCGCACGTCGCGCAACGGTTCCCCTTCACTCGTGTGCAAGACGCCCACCGCGCGCTCCGCGAACACCATGTGGGGAAACTGGCCCTCGACGTCGCGGGCGATGATGCGGAAACGGTATGA